tcaatatgcatctaataatttgacaaaaacaaaactttaactggaatacatcatactcaccaaaGGTGCTGATTatcaaatgtattaatatgtgcAGATTTCTTCAGACATATTTTGCTAGTCCAGCTGTAACCAGTTTTGCTCCAGCCAatcaaaagacagaaaaatgctgacgtttTTGTGGGCAGGGTATCCGACCCTGTgaggcaaatttgaaatctgaatgGTTAAAGAAACACTTGCATTGCGAATATTGTTTGAGTTACATGGGCTAGCACTACTGATTGCAAAGGCCATGGGCATATTAAATTGACATGGTGGCAACTTCGAGCCTTAAGTCTGGTTGGACAAAATGACGAACATCCACATACACGTACttgaagcagtgcagccaagagaaacactacaaaatgacaaaaaatagacggtagggaataaattaataagaTTTCATGGAAATAAGTATTATAATTTAAGTTGAAAATGTAGTTCAGTGTTTCTGATAGTGTTAAGGCTGGCAGAGAGGGCCTTGCTGGCCTTGATGACCAAACACAGGTAAAGCCTTTTGTTGCAATGTACCTCTCTCTCCAGCAGGGGCACTGTGGCAGGGTGCTTTTCTCCATGTCACCTCATCCCGCTTTCTGGTGGATGCAAGGCGGAAGCTCCAGCTGCTGACAGTGTATGAGTGAGgaagtttgtgtgcgtgtctgagtgtgtgtgtgtgcgtttgggtccgtgcgtgcctgcgtgtgtgtggggggacCCGCTATCGTGCTGGCACACAGTAAATTGTACAGTTATACAAGTTGCACCAAAAATACAATTCTGTTGTGTTTTTGGAAACCAAAGTTGGTTTAATAGTATATTTATCGGTGCATGGTTTGCAGTATCCACCACTTTTCCGATCTGAATTTGCTTTGTCCTATGTGAGTTGCGTGTATATGTGCACTTTTGTGTGCTCGACACACAACACTTGCATGAGCAGTGTGAAGGAGAATGGAGCGTACCGGTCAAGTGGGCAATGATGGAAACTGGCTGAAATGTTTTGAGTGCAAGTGCAACTTCATTCACTCATTGAGACCATTCTCCTGTTTTATTTCTGCAGCGATCCCAGGCACACAGCCCAAAACCAGAACTCTTCCCGAGGTAAGTAAAAATGTCCCCAGAGGCGATGAGATTTTATGAAGGTGGGTGTACATGTTCTTCAccacataaaataatcatacataaaTCTTGATACTGATCTCAATGGGGCTTTATCatctttaaatgattttaagttgttttgtagtcttaaaataatttcagttgGGGAATATAACTTTATTGCTTCATCTTCAGGTAAAACACGAAATGATGCTTGTGGATAAAGTAATGAATTCCCCTTTTCTGCTGATTTAACCATTCTCCTTCTCTCTATCTTGAAGGGGCACAAACCCATTTGCAACAGTTAAGTTGAAACCTACATCCACCAATGACAGGTCAGCGCCTCGTCTTTATCGctaatgtcattttatttacaaaataatgaaTTATGGTTGATGATTCTCCACTCTTGATGTTGTTTCTTTTGCACCTGTcgataaaaatgttttgctataTTGTTCAATCTACAATCTGTTGAGATTTTTATGTTGGCATTCTAGTTTTCTGGTGAGCAAAAATGGTATCGATTAGTCATTATCCAAGTTCCTTTTATGGGATGCTTAAATAGTACTAGAATTCTGTCTCCAGCACTGTActtaaattttttaattattaagtaATAATGGATAAATATGAACCAATCCTGCGCATCAAAACTACATCATCTCTAATTGCCAGCATGGGGCAACACCACTGTCCTAGCAACAAGTTTagatatacaggaagtcctcgatttacgaacgagttccgttcctacgctggcgacgtaacccgaatttccgcgtaagtcggatttaaagtcgaaatttgcgtcaaaatacttctgttacaggtattgtcccacgtgattatgacagcaagctcagcgtgtgtgggcgtgtgcgtcaaTGTGTtagtgagacgggactgtgaCGGAcgaaggagtgcgcgcaggtgcgagtgtgtacagtggcaagtgtagtgacggcgaccggggaagagtagcgattagcggcggacccgttgacgttgaatgtgcagaggagctaataaagccattaaagcagcaaatcggtgcttcgtgcctttattgttgccaccacccagctcagctgtgcaacgagagaagggagttaaccccgaggaggacaacctcggccctGGAGAAGGCCCGACCAatgtcaggtgaccgtagcaggaaaggttaacgcTTCGTATGAAGAAActcaaatacattaaaataaaaaaaataagatgctgtatttaccattactgctgagagtatgaaaaaaggagggcgaaaaaggcaaagatactcctggcacacaaacacagacaagcactatgcactagctaagcagaaacactatggtgctggggacaaaatggcggacgaggcacgggcgtcgtaaagtcgaaacgtcgtaggtcgagtacgtcgtaactcgaagACTTCCTGTATGTCTTGGGGGGGGTACAGTATTTAACAGTTACACACAACACTTGCAATCACTTTTCCCAATCTTGGGCTAAATTACAAGTTTctgggtttttgttttgtttgtagtgAGCATTTGTCTGTCTGGAAAGCCTTCAAATATAAGTTCTTACAAATTCAGTCTCTTTGCTTGATGTCAAGTAgctttcagttttttgtttttttgttttctttaatgtgTTCAATACCATTGCACTATGGCTCTGCTTTGGGTTTCTTCACCAGTCTGTATATGTTCTCAACTAATTAGTAATTGGACAAATAAAACTGTGCTAAAAGTTAATGAAAGTTGTGAGACATCGCTTGCCATCTTAAATATCTCCACAGATGGGAATTTAAAAGTGGAACGTAATAATTACATCATTTTTGTACAATGGAATATATTAACAACTGTGGCTTAGTCATTATGAGAATGAAGTGTTACTATTTCCCAATAAATGGTGCTCATTGAAGAGCCATTTGAACATTTGCATGTTaaatcattttgtcttgtcttcCTCCTGTGATGCAACAATGTGAATCAAACAGTTTCTCTGCTGGTCGCCTCTATATGACTGGACTCTCCGTTTATTTGCTCAGGCAGTAAATTGGCCTACAAAAGAAGATCCCACATTGCCTGTTTGGCTGTTCCATTGGGGATACTTAACCCAAATTGAACCTCAGTGTGTGTGCTAATGGCTTCAAGGTATGGTTCTGTTAAATTAGCCCAGCACCTCTGGTATATTCGATAATATAAtgggtttgtttttatgtgatgCCCTTCTCAAGTTCTTTGAAGTGCATCGCTTTATACTTTATGAGGTTGCTGTCAACTTGTTTTTCAGTTACTCTGTTTGAGGAAATAGTGCAAAAACCAAAGCGGGGTAAAATCACATCGATTGATTCTGCAAACAGAAGAGTCACAGGGAGTTATTGTCGAGGCGTTGTCGTCTTCATTTtagtcatatttattttcattcacagCTTAACCGCTTTCTTCTCGTGGCATGACAGTAATACATCTCATTACTGGCTGGATAAGAGAGAGCTGAATAGAAtgttgattttgggggggggggcagcattGGCTGagaaaattaaaatgataaGTTAGAGGATGAAGCACAGAGGGAAAATAGGTTATCTCGCTTACAATCTCTTCACATTACTACTTTGCTTTATAATGCAAGGTCTAGTCCTGcaggcatgtttttattgtctaTACATAAgcacaaacaagaacagtttgTATAAAAAGGATAAGATGGGATGAATGCATGTGACTGTGGGGCATTATAtaagtgtgtgcgtgagtgtgtgtgtgtgtgtgtgtgtgtgtgagtgtgtgtgtgttgtgtgttggaTGTTTTTTGTGCAGTCAAAGGGATGGGGAAATGGGGTCAGGATGCAGTGATGGTCAGGAGGTCTTCAAAAGTCAGTCTTCACAGGTGACTATTCTTTCACAAGGGCAGTAAACTCtacaagagaagaaaaaaactagTCAGAGCATCTTGATCATTACATTTCATTACGTCAACATCTTCGGAAAATGCCTTCTACTGTATCGCCTTTAAATTCAAAAGCCTCTAAGGTCataaaaaattgtaatatgacacaCAATTATGAGAAACTACTACAAAGAAACTACTATTAATGACATCACATGAGACCATGAGATGTTGGAGGATTAGCTCTCTGAGCGTGGTTTACATATCTTTTCCAAAAGAAGGGCGATCCTCAACCCTCATGGgtgttaagagaagaagaacGTGAGGAGAAGATAAGAAAATACAAAGTTATGTGGTGTAAGCTTACTACTATACATCTCTATTCACCATTGTTAAGaggtttctttttgttttttacaatttgCTGTGCTaaactttttacacttgtgtgacgttcaacaattttaaaaagtggaaTGCTCAGGCTCATCTTTTCCAAAATTACCGCACTTTCTCAGAATGTCTTCCTCAGTTAAGACAGAATGCAGTTTTACTAACAGCAGTGTATAAGCCATTTTTAAAGATGTATGACAGTTTCGAAGCTACTACAATTGGACTctagaaaccatccatccatccatccattttctgagccgcttctcctcactagggtcgcgggcatgttggagcctatcctagctgtcatcggtcaggaggcggggtacaccctgaactggttgccagccaatcgcagggcacatacaaacaaacaaccagtcgcactcacagtcacacctacgggcaatttagagtctccaattaatgcatgtttttgggatgtgggaggaaaccggagtgcccggagaaaacccacgcaggctcggggagaacatgcaaactccacacaggcggggccggggattgaacccgggtcctcagaactgtgtggctgacgctctaaccagtcgtccaccttgccGCCCTCTAGAAACCAGTATCTCTGTAACAGATTCTGTTGtgaggttccactatatttATAGCATAATGTCTTCATGTGACCTAGTCTACTGTTGTTTACCGTCAATGCCGATCTTGCCGTCTCCATCCTTGTCGGctgcatgtaaaaaaatgtttgtttccttATCTGTCAGGTCCCTTCCATCTTTGGCAAAGCCCTTCAGGACGAATCTgaccagattaaaaaaagagaatgaacATGTTTATATTGTTGTACCATATAATGGTGTTTAGGATTTGTTTGTGGTACATTGTGCATCATTGTTCATGTTTCTCTTACTtgagctcctcctcctctatATAGCCACTGTTGTCAGCATCCAGCACCGTGAAGACCTTCTTCACATCGTCAGAAGACTTGTTCTTCAGGCCAATTATCTCAAAAAACTTCTTATGGTCAAAAGAGTCAGCCACTGCACACAAAGAAATGCAAAGAAAGACCATGCACAAAAAGTTCATAGAATTACCAAagtttcagaaaaataaactcTACATGACCTTGACTTACGGTAATATGATAATAATTCCCTGTAGgaactaaaaactaaaaaaataaaaaatctttatCGCAGCTGACGTAAGCTTCAGTTTAAACAAATATTCACTGTGATATACCTGCAAATCCATCTAGTGCTTTCTTGATGTTGTCAGCGTTGAGGATGCTGTTCATCGCCATTTTGACTGTTGGGGACAGtagttgaaaaaagaaaaagggacaGGAGGTGAGAGAGGAGGGGACGACGTTAAAATGAAGGTCATGAAGGAGTGGGGGATGGACAttgttgtactgtattacaCTGACACTATTGGAATGGAGCAGGAAACCGGTACTTATGCGCTAGAGGTGATGAATAggtgaatgaattaatgactGACAAACACAAAGGAAGGCACCGAAGCaggaatgttttttatttgtggttTATTGAGTAAAAGCATGAAAATATCAAGTACAATGAAGCAGTCAAGGGACAAGGCACAGATGGCAGTCAGCTCCATTTATACGagtataacattttatttgtgcCGTATCATAGAGCGACTGCAGATGAAAGCAGGGCGGAGGGCAGGAGGCCAAGCCAGCAGGGATTGAACAGACCATCTGAGTCTTCAGCTGTCTCTGAAATACCAAATGAGACGTATTGTGCAAAAGTCAACactagttttttgttttgatgaccTTTTAAGCAGCAGACATTTTGACATATTCATGCTGTAAATAGTAGAACAGCAATGGTGCAGAATTATGCATAAAATATGAAACCAACGTCGACTAAACTTTACAAATGATTCGAACATATGGCAAAGGGGGAAACATTACAATTTCTgtgagaatctggaaaaatgtgTGGGTATGGGAATTTATTTTAACTGCTTCAGTCACTATCAACGCAACTGAATACCTCCATTAGGACACCACTCATCTATTTGTCATCATGAGCCAGAAAGTAGACTGCTAATACAACACCCAatgatttctttttcatttttgtcaacaGATTGGCCATGCTGGAGGTCTGACATCTATACTGCAGGGTCAAATTCTGTTTATATTGTAAGTGGTGATGATAGaattgccaaaacaacaaatctaatgTTGCGTAACACTTTATTCATAAGGGTATTACCATTTATTGGCAAAATGCAGGCTTACACATAATTTTAAAAGTTGTGGTGAAACCATCTAAACATGGTGTTATGATCTTTAATTGTACAGTCAATATTTGAATGGCCCATTGTGTTATTGGTCACTATCGTTAGTGATTGGAGGCGGAgtcaaataaaatttgaatacatttaaaagacCCAGTGAGAAATTAGTTCATGTATTTGTCTAGAGTTTAGAGTAGCATTTACCCGACACGATCTTTTCAGCGCTTAGATTAGAAAGGTGACCTCCATTTcatgtgcttttgtgtgtttccTCCATTTTTATCCCAGCAGGTGATATATGAGCTTCTTGAGGTATATACAAGTGCTATCTGCTTCTGTGACACAGGGCTGCAAACTTGGATCAATAGTGAACAGTACTTAACTTGTGTGGCCCACACGTTCAATCTTTTCTTATTACCAGCACAACCTCCTTTTGTGACCTACAGCACAAAGGTCcctgggggggaaaagaaacaaCTCACTCTAAAATGAAGAGAAGATTGACCTGATTAGATAACTTAAACCACTGAGTTCTCAGCAGAAATGGCTAAAGtcaattgttatttatttacagtaatagGACTTCATCAAGACCCATTATGGTCCAGCTGTTGAATGTTTCTGCACACAAATGACAGTTTAAATTCAGAACAAGACTTGCATTTTTACAAGCTGTGACCTTTGAAATAATGATATAAGGGTGAGTCAAAACTGTTTCTATATAATGACCAGAATGTTGAGTTTTTGTAGATTATTGCATATTAGTGCTAGAGAACTGTAGTGTGGCATCATAACATTACACAGTACATTTACATAACTTAAAGAAAATCAACTAAAAACcagtttttaaaatgcatattaaCACCTAAATCTGACTGTGTTCGACTGTTTAAAAGTTGGATTAACACACAGACTGTTCGATTGGAAAACATTTCTGTTTCATGTACACTATGCATCAGAGCTGACTGTTGAGGAAAGAGCCCTTACTTTACATAAATTCCCAAGCGAGGACGACAAAGTCGGGTGGCGGTCGAGTTTGGACCTACAagtaaataaatgcatgttacACTACATCAGATTAAAGTCAAtcttttaaagaatttatcGATAACACTGGTAAACAAATATCTTCCATTGGGCCTCTCATTGCCCTGATTAAAGCCCTAAATTTAAGTATTTTAGTGAGTAAGAAGACTGTCCGTACCAGGTACAGAGTGTATCTGTTTCATCAAACTTTGTTTAGTCAAGTAAAACTGCGCTTACATAAAGATTAGGCAATTTCATAGATATTGTAATTGATgagtacatttaaaataatgggCCGTACAGCAGAGAGCTTGTTTTCAAATAAGTCAAGGCAAATCCTCAGAACGTATTTAATGTTTTGcctaaaactaataaaaaaatacaaaattcagtataaataattttaacagtATATTTTGATTACAAATTCAAACGTATTTTGCTCTCATATTATCACAAAGCCAGAA
This Phycodurus eques isolate BA_2022a chromosome 16, UOR_Pequ_1.1, whole genome shotgun sequence DNA region includes the following protein-coding sequences:
- the pvalb6 gene encoding parvalbumin 6, with the translated sequence MAMNSILNADNIKKALDGFAVADSFDHKKFFEIIGLKNKSSDDVKKVFTVLDADNSGYIEEEELKFVLKGFAKDGRDLTDKETNIFLHAADKDGDGKIGIDEFTALVKE